A genome region from Flavobacterium sp. CFS9 includes the following:
- a CDS encoding protease complex subunit PrcB family protein: MKKVISVLVILVLVSCGVKKNSDGSSKILYEVLTEQSDGGGNIKFFEILTEPNEIRMLENDPHLKAKMKQDDISNSNYVILNMGEKNTGGYSIGVEKVEETDKNIIITVKENNPAADAMVTQAITYPYTVIKVHSKKEIIVK; the protein is encoded by the coding sequence ATGAAAAAAGTAATTTCGGTACTGGTGATTCTGGTTTTAGTTTCTTGCGGGGTTAAGAAAAACTCTGACGGAAGTTCTAAAATTTTGTACGAAGTTCTCACAGAGCAATCTGACGGAGGAGGTAATATCAAGTTTTTTGAAATTCTGACGGAACCTAACGAAATCAGAATGCTGGAAAATGATCCTCATCTGAAAGCAAAAATGAAACAGGACGATATCAGTAATTCAAATTATGTAATTCTGAATATGGGAGAAAAGAATACTGGTGGTTATTCTATCGGTGTTGAAAAAGTGGAAGAAACAGATAAAAATATCATCATCACTGTTAAAGAAAATAATCCCGCTGCAGATGCTATGGTAACACAGGCTATTACATATCCGTACACTGTAATCAAAGTACATTCTAAGAAAGAGATTATCGTGAAGTGA
- a CDS encoding response regulator gives MPRIRILLLLLVCLNCFANSAIEQSETVPEAKISKLVKEAWEDYKKSNFEKSLITSRIALNYATAAKNNDLIAKSYKIIAGNYNELSEFDKAIFFYKKGLFYAGKTNNDSLKYSLHNNLGNIYCFEKKQFNRGINYYKKSIAYSLKLNEMPQVYFTNVNIAWAYFDIGKFREGYPFLKFVNGNKSKYGDESTEIVVNMLNGMYSSYHNDYELANVFFLKAIQAGKNSEERSDLSYAHQEYSKFLNKIGKYEEAYENLASYNKITEELYNEEKLKKASIAGFNLELDEYKRQIDKIESEKDSQYQSLKKSRIIVVLFVLISLILLVLIITLIKNIRFKKKHNAELLEAKEIAEEASLLKTQFISTISHELRTPLYGVVGITNMLLEEHKELSRSQHLSSLKFSARYLLSLVNDILQINKIEENKVVLENMTFNISDEIMMIKNSLSFLSQKNNDKINVSIDPCIPEYLIGDKLRLAQILMNLVSNALKFTKDGEVEIIVKLNRFEGKMYFLDFWVKDNGVGIAAVDQDKIFEKFVQVGRKDEDYQGTGLGLSIVKRLLGLFGSTIDLKSEVGFGTSFSFTIPFEFDPQKTKLIIEEIEVDLSSNEVYKILIVEDNLINQLVTKKIIEKHNYVCKVVDDGFAALKMLEDENFDLILMDINMPLMNGFETTRRIRSKGLKTPVIALTAFDKDEITDEAISSGINDIIIKPFEPVRLFKIMNYLILETKNAG, from the coding sequence ATGCCCCGAATAAGGATTCTTTTACTGCTACTGGTGTGTCTGAATTGTTTTGCCAATTCGGCCATTGAGCAGTCAGAAACGGTGCCCGAGGCAAAGATCAGTAAGCTGGTTAAAGAGGCCTGGGAAGACTACAAGAAATCAAATTTTGAAAAGTCACTCATCACTTCGCGAATTGCATTAAACTACGCTACCGCAGCTAAGAATAATGATTTAATAGCAAAATCCTATAAAATAATTGCCGGGAATTACAACGAATTGTCGGAATTTGACAAAGCTATTTTCTTCTACAAAAAAGGATTATTTTACGCCGGTAAAACCAATAATGATTCCTTAAAATACAGTCTTCATAATAACCTTGGTAATATTTATTGTTTTGAAAAAAAGCAATTCAACCGGGGAATTAATTATTACAAAAAATCCATAGCCTATAGTTTAAAATTAAACGAGATGCCACAGGTGTATTTTACAAACGTAAATATTGCATGGGCCTATTTTGATATTGGAAAGTTTAGAGAAGGATATCCATTTCTAAAATTTGTCAACGGCAACAAGAGTAAATATGGTGACGAGTCCACAGAAATTGTGGTAAACATGCTAAACGGGATGTATTCGAGTTATCATAATGATTATGAGCTGGCCAATGTTTTTTTTCTAAAAGCAATTCAGGCGGGTAAAAACAGTGAGGAAAGATCGGATTTGTCCTATGCGCATCAGGAGTATTCTAAGTTTCTAAATAAAATAGGGAAGTATGAAGAGGCTTATGAGAATCTGGCTTCATACAATAAGATTACGGAAGAATTGTACAATGAGGAAAAACTTAAAAAAGCCTCTATTGCCGGTTTTAATTTAGAATTAGACGAGTACAAACGACAGATTGATAAGATTGAAAGTGAGAAAGATTCACAGTATCAAAGTCTTAAAAAATCAAGGATTATTGTGGTTTTATTTGTTCTGATTTCTCTGATTCTTTTAGTGCTCATTATTACTCTGATTAAAAATATCAGATTTAAGAAAAAACACAATGCAGAGCTTTTAGAAGCAAAAGAAATTGCAGAAGAAGCCTCGTTATTGAAGACTCAGTTTATTTCGACCATAAGCCATGAATTGCGTACGCCACTGTACGGAGTGGTTGGAATCACCAATATGCTGCTGGAAGAACACAAAGAACTGTCCAGAAGCCAGCATTTGAGTTCGCTGAAATTCTCAGCCCGTTATTTATTGTCATTGGTAAATGATATTCTTCAGATTAATAAGATTGAAGAAAATAAAGTGGTTTTAGAAAATATGACATTCAATATTTCAGATGAAATCATGATGATTAAAAATTCGCTGTCCTTTTTATCGCAAAAGAACAATGATAAAATCAATGTTTCTATTGATCCCTGCATTCCTGAGTATCTGATTGGTGATAAGTTGCGACTTGCTCAGATTTTGATGAATTTGGTTAGTAATGCGCTTAAGTTTACGAAAGACGGCGAAGTTGAAATTATCGTAAAACTCAATCGTTTTGAAGGAAAGATGTATTTTCTGGATTTTTGGGTAAAAGATAACGGAGTAGGAATAGCCGCTGTAGATCAGGATAAAATTTTTGAAAAATTCGTACAGGTTGGAAGAAAAGATGAAGATTATCAGGGAACAGGCTTAGGATTGAGTATTGTAAAGCGATTGTTGGGGCTATTTGGCAGCACGATCGATTTGAAAAGCGAAGTAGGTTTTGGAACTTCATTTTCCTTTACCATTCCGTTTGAATTCGATCCTCAAAAAACAAAACTGATTATTGAAGAAATAGAGGTTGATCTGAGTTCGAATGAGGTGTATAAGATTTTAATTGTAGAAGATAATCTCATCAATCAGCTGGTTACGAAAAAAATTATCGAAAAACACAATTATGTCTGTAAAGTAGTTGATGATGGTTTTGCGGCTTTAAAAATGCTGGAGGACGAAAATTTTGACCTGATTTTAATGGATATTAACATGCCTTTGATGAATGGTTTTGAAACCACGAGAAGGATTCGTTCAAAGGGGCTTAAAACTCCTGTTATAGCGCTTACCGCTTTTGATAAAGATGAGATTACAGATGAAGCGATTTCTTCCGGAATAAATGATATTATTATTAAGCCGTTTGAACCGGTGCGACTTTTTAAAATAATGAATTACTTAATATTGGAAACAAAAAACGCCGGTTAG
- the aroC gene encoding chorismate synthase, which translates to MAGNSYGNLYKVTTFGESHGEALGGIIDGCPSGIELDLDAIEVEMSRRKPGQSAIVTQRKEPDAVQFLSGIFEGKTTGTPIGFIIPNTNQKSDDYSHIKDNYRPSHADYVYDQKYGFRDYRGGGRSSARETASRVVAGAIAKQMLPEIKINAYVSSVGPIHLDTPYQDLDFSKIESNPVRCPDEKSAAIMEEYIRDIRKQGDTVGGVVSCVIQNVPVGLGEPVFDKLHAELGKAMLSINAVKGFEYGSGFSGSEMKGSEHNDLYNPDGTTKTNLSGGIQGGISNGMDIYFRVAFKPVATIMQTQDSLDNKGNITPMTGKGRHDPCVVPRAVPIVEAMAAIVLADFYLINKTYL; encoded by the coding sequence ATGGCAGGAAATAGCTACGGCAATTTATATAAAGTTACCACATTTGGAGAATCTCATGGTGAAGCTTTAGGCGGAATTATAGATGGTTGTCCATCAGGAATTGAACTTGATTTAGATGCAATTGAAGTTGAAATGTCCAGAAGAAAGCCCGGACAATCGGCAATTGTAACACAACGTAAAGAACCGGATGCAGTTCAGTTTTTATCGGGTATTTTTGAAGGTAAAACTACCGGAACGCCTATTGGTTTTATTATTCCGAATACCAATCAAAAATCAGACGATTACTCGCACATCAAAGACAACTACAGACCTAGTCATGCTGATTATGTCTACGATCAGAAGTATGGTTTTCGTGACTACCGAGGCGGTGGAAGAAGTTCTGCAAGAGAAACGGCAAGCAGAGTAGTTGCGGGAGCGATAGCAAAACAAATGCTTCCCGAAATAAAAATTAATGCCTATGTTTCTTCGGTTGGTCCAATTCATTTAGATACACCTTATCAGGATTTGGATTTTTCTAAAATAGAGAGTAATCCTGTTCGTTGTCCGGATGAAAAATCGGCAGCGATTATGGAAGAATATATTCGTGATATCCGCAAACAAGGAGATACCGTTGGAGGTGTAGTTTCCTGTGTTATTCAAAATGTGCCGGTTGGATTAGGAGAACCGGTTTTTGATAAACTGCATGCTGAATTAGGAAAAGCAATGCTTTCTATCAATGCGGTTAAAGGTTTTGAATACGGAAGCGGATTTTCAGGTTCTGAGATGAAAGGAAGCGAACACAACGATTTATACAATCCTGACGGAACTACAAAAACAAATCTTTCCGGAGGAATTCAGGGTGGAATTAGCAACGGTATGGATATTTATTTCAGAGTAGCCTTCAAACCTGTTGCGACTATCATGCAGACTCAGGATTCATTAGACAATAAAGGAAATATTACACCTATGACCGGTAAAGGCCGTCATGATCCGTGTGTAGTGCCTCGCGCAGTGCCAATTGTTGAAGCAATGGCAGCGATTGTTTTGGCTGATTTTTATCTAATCAACAAAACATATTTATAA
- a CDS encoding UDP-2,3-diacylglucosamine diphosphatase, whose amino-acid sequence MKKRNVELVIISDVHLGTYGSHAKELNNYLSSIKPKTLVLNGDIIDAWQFRKSYFPKAHLRVIQRIIGMASKGTKVYYITGNHDEILRKFSDMNMGNFALVDKLVLELDDKKAWIFHGDVFDASVQHSKWIAKLGGLGYDYLILSNRFANWCLAKLGREPYSFSKKIKASVKKAVKFISDFETTATDLAIEKKYDYVICGHIHEPKIVTKENKHGSTLYLNSGDWVENLTALEYHKKRWKLYSYAESNFTEEENLFEMEDTLSSQLISTIILNK is encoded by the coding sequence TTGAAAAAACGAAATGTTGAATTGGTCATTATATCAGATGTCCATTTAGGAACTTACGGAAGTCACGCTAAAGAACTAAACAACTATTTATCAAGCATAAAGCCTAAAACATTAGTCCTGAACGGCGACATTATTGACGCCTGGCAGTTTAGAAAATCATACTTTCCAAAAGCACATTTAAGAGTCATTCAGCGTATTATCGGCATGGCTTCTAAAGGAACGAAAGTATATTACATCACTGGAAACCATGATGAAATTCTTCGAAAATTCAGTGATATGAATATGGGAAATTTTGCCCTGGTCGATAAATTAGTACTGGAACTGGACGATAAAAAAGCATGGATTTTCCATGGAGATGTTTTTGATGCTTCTGTGCAACACTCTAAATGGATCGCAAAACTAGGAGGATTAGGATACGATTACCTGATTCTAAGCAATCGATTTGCTAACTGGTGCCTTGCAAAACTGGGACGCGAACCTTACTCCTTCTCTAAAAAGATAAAAGCCAGTGTGAAAAAAGCGGTTAAATTTATCTCTGATTTCGAAACTACTGCTACTGATCTGGCCATTGAAAAAAAATACGATTACGTCATCTGCGGGCACATACACGAACCGAAAATCGTCACCAAAGAAAACAAACACGGATCAACTTTATACCTTAATTCAGGAGATTGGGTTGAAAATCTTACCGCATTGGAATACCATAAAAAGCGATGGAAATTATACTCCTATGCCGAAAGTAATTTTACCGAGGAAGAAAATCTTTTTGAAATGGAGGACACACTAAGTTCGCAGTTAATTTCTACCATCATTCTAAACAAATAA
- the bshA gene encoding N-acetyl-alpha-D-glucosaminyl L-malate synthase BshA, with the protein MKIAIVCYPTFGGSGVVATELGLELARRGHEIHFITYSQPVRLALLNPNVHYHEVNVPEYPLFHYQPYELALSSKLVDMVKLYKIEVLHVHYAIPHAYAGYMAKQMLKNEGINLPMITTLHGTDITLVGNHPFYKPAVTFSINKSDYVTSVSQSLKDDTLKLFKIKNKIKVIPNFIELDKVRKDPHAPCHRYVMAKEDERIITHISNFRKVKRIPDIIKIFYNIQKEIPSKLMMVGDGPEKEKAEILCMELGIYDKVIFFGNSNEIDKILCFTDLFLLPSETESFGLAALEAMSSGVPVISSNSGGLPEVNFDGFSGYLSNVGNVEEMAANAIKILKDDNVLNQFKANALEVARKFDIKTILPKYEALYQRAIDDYKHEKHEKQ; encoded by the coding sequence ATGAAAATAGCAATAGTTTGTTATCCGACATTTGGTGGTAGTGGTGTAGTTGCTACGGAATTAGGCCTTGAATTAGCCAGACGCGGACACGAAATCCACTTTATTACCTACAGTCAGCCGGTTCGGTTGGCGCTTTTAAACCCTAATGTTCATTATCACGAAGTAAACGTTCCTGAATATCCTCTTTTTCACTATCAGCCTTATGAATTGGCACTGTCCAGTAAATTGGTTGATATGGTAAAATTGTATAAAATAGAAGTACTTCACGTGCATTATGCCATCCCTCATGCATATGCGGGCTATATGGCGAAGCAAATGCTGAAAAATGAAGGAATTAATCTCCCGATGATTACCACACTTCACGGAACAGATATTACATTGGTGGGGAATCACCCTTTTTATAAACCTGCGGTGACTTTTAGCATCAATAAATCAGATTATGTGACTTCAGTTTCTCAGAGTCTGAAAGATGATACTTTGAAACTCTTTAAAATCAAGAATAAAATTAAGGTCATTCCTAATTTTATTGAATTGGATAAAGTTAGAAAAGATCCTCATGCCCCTTGTCATCGTTATGTTATGGCGAAGGAGGACGAGCGTATTATCACGCACATTAGTAACTTTAGAAAAGTGAAGAGAATTCCGGATATCATTAAGATTTTCTATAATATTCAGAAAGAAATTCCGTCTAAGCTGATGATGGTAGGAGATGGTCCGGAAAAAGAAAAAGCTGAAATTTTATGCATGGAACTAGGTATTTACGACAAAGTGATTTTCTTCGGAAATAGTAACGAGATTGATAAAATTTTATGTTTTACTGATTTATTCCTGCTTCCATCAGAAACAGAGAGTTTCGGTTTGGCAGCCTTAGAGGCTATGTCAAGTGGGGTTCCGGTAATTTCGAGTAACTCAGGTGGTTTGCCGGAGGTTAATTTTGATGGTTTTTCAGGATATTTGAGCAATGTGGGTAATGTTGAAGAAATGGCTGCCAATGCGATTAAAATACTAAAAGATGACAACGTTTTGAATCAGTTTAAAGCAAATGCATTAGAGGTTGCTCGTAAGTTTGATATCAAAACAATATTGCCTAAATATGAGGCGTTGTATCAAAGGGCGATTGATGATTATAAGCATGAGAAACACGAGAAACAATAA
- a CDS encoding dicarboxylate/amino acid:cation symporter, whose protein sequence is MQEVTETKKKSFLKGLTGQIIIAMVLGAALGIILHNSISPEAAQSFSNKIKMLATIFIRLVQMIISPLVFTTLVVGIAKLGDIKTVGRIGGKALGWFFTASFISLLIGLFYVNILEPGVGLKLDHVDMAAASEVTAKTKTLSVENFVEHIVPKSIFEAMATNEILQIVIFSIFFGLAAASLGSTVKPVINALDKASHIVLKMVNYVMNFAPIGVFGAIAGVFAIRDAEELVITYFKFFGSFLIGIGTLWVVLIAVGYLFLKGRMNELLKRITGPLAIAFGTTSSEAVFPKLTEELEDFGVKDKIVSFMLPLGYSFNLDGSMMYMTFASIFIAQFYGVHLDLGTQMVMLLVLMLTSKGIAGVPRASLVVVAATCGMFDIPVEGIALILPIDHFCDMFRSATNVLGNALATSVVGQWEDDKDPEIASENL, encoded by the coding sequence ATGCAAGAAGTTACAGAAACTAAAAAGAAATCTTTTCTTAAAGGATTAACAGGGCAGATTATTATTGCAATGGTTCTTGGAGCCGCTTTGGGAATAATTTTACACAATTCGATTTCGCCTGAGGCAGCACAATCTTTCAGCAATAAAATAAAAATGCTTGCAACGATCTTTATCAGATTGGTGCAGATGATTATTTCTCCACTAGTATTTACCACTTTAGTTGTAGGTATCGCAAAACTTGGAGATATCAAAACTGTGGGAAGAATTGGAGGAAAAGCCCTTGGATGGTTTTTTACTGCTTCTTTTATATCCTTATTGATTGGATTGTTTTATGTAAACATTCTGGAGCCGGGTGTAGGTTTAAAACTGGATCACGTTGATATGGCTGCAGCTTCGGAAGTAACGGCTAAAACAAAAACATTATCTGTTGAAAATTTTGTAGAACACATTGTCCCTAAAAGTATCTTTGAAGCAATGGCTACCAATGAAATTTTACAGATTGTAATATTCTCTATCTTCTTTGGATTGGCCGCTGCCTCTTTGGGAAGTACAGTAAAACCAGTGATTAATGCTTTGGATAAAGCGTCACATATCGTTTTAAAAATGGTAAACTATGTAATGAACTTTGCTCCAATTGGAGTTTTCGGAGCCATTGCAGGAGTATTCGCCATAAGGGATGCAGAAGAGTTGGTGATTACCTATTTTAAATTCTTTGGATCATTTTTAATTGGAATCGGAACTTTATGGGTGGTTTTAATTGCAGTAGGGTATCTTTTCCTGAAGGGAAGAATGAACGAGCTTTTAAAGCGTATTACAGGGCCATTGGCGATTGCTTTTGGAACAACCAGTAGTGAAGCTGTTTTTCCAAAATTAACCGAGGAATTGGAAGATTTTGGAGTTAAAGATAAAATTGTATCTTTTATGTTGCCGCTTGGGTATTCGTTTAACCTCGACGGAAGTATGATGTACATGACTTTTGCGAGTATTTTTATTGCTCAGTTTTATGGAGTACATCTGGATTTAGGGACTCAAATGGTGATGCTTTTGGTTTTAATGTTGACCAGTAAAGGTATTGCAGGTGTGCCAAGAGCGAGTTTGGTTGTAGTTGCGGCAACTTGCGGTATGTTTGATATACCGGTTGAAGGAATTGCATTAATTCTGCCAATCGATCACTTCTGCGATATGTTCAGAAGTGCTACGAACGTTTTAGGAAATGCTCTGGCAACATCAGTTGTGGGACAATGGGAGGATGATAAAGATCCTGAAATTGCTTCCGAAAACTTATAA